In one Oncorhynchus nerka isolate Pitt River linkage group LG7, Oner_Uvic_2.0, whole genome shotgun sequence genomic region, the following are encoded:
- the LOC115131565 gene encoding ubiquitin carboxyl-terminal hydrolase MINDY-1-like → MADSGTEIVGGDLLSVVKDDCPLTEAISKEGGLTAGLSAAKEIHEAEPLDHEDSAKDSSVKTPIMEAEGFDGYRETSLTPTTTCAAMSENGTTEDARSTLQSQTLTEGNRESSEATFGRSDEYSQSATTDSASFSIPSLEFFEGNNGNDEPLSSYSALGVEGSSLSADVPCLADDVLAGVAAAAATGGATAADLEPMMPAYYFVKWITWKEKKTPIITQSENGPCPLLAIMNTLFLRWKAKLPAQTEVITTEDLMAHLGECVLSIKPREKAEGMELNFQQNMSDAMAVLPKLSTGLDVNVRFTGVSDFEYTPECIAFDLLDIPLYHGWLVDPQSPEMVAAVGKLSYNQLVEKIIDYKHSANSSRISEGLVAEQFLESTATQLSYHGLCELNTTVKEGELSVFFRNNHFSTMIKHKGHLYLLVTDQGFLQEGGLVWESLHNVEGDGNFCDSDFRLCHPPQRSVPVTQPEDLTPQQQQRQIDQDYLVAMSLQQQQGVAPGPLSDLDLARQLQEEEYQQQQQQQQGGPSQAPAQQVRGQAAAQPGGSRRREKKDDSDCVIL, encoded by the exons ATGGCGGATTCTGGCACAGAGATAGTTGGAGGAGATCTCCTGAGCGTTGTCAAAGATGACTGCCCTCTGACAGAGGCCATTTCTAAAGAGGGCGGCCTTACAGCAGGATTGTCTGCGGCTAAAGAAATCCACGAAGCAGAGCCCTTGGACCATGAAGACTCCGCCAAAGACTCATCAGTTAAGACTCCAATTATGGAAGCAGAAGGTTTTGACGGATACAGGGAAACCTCACTCACACCAACCACCACGTGTGCGGCCATGTCTGAAAACGGCACGACAGAAGACGCTCGATCCACCCTGCAGAGCCAAACTCTGACAGAAGGGAACAGGGAGAGCTCAGAGGCCACATTTGGAAGGTCGGACGAGTATAGCCAGTCAGCAACCACCGACTCcgcctccttctccatccccagCCTAGAGTTCTTCGAGGGCAACAACGGGAACGACGAGCCATTGTCCTCCTACTCTGCCCTGGGCGTCGAGGGCAGCTCCCTGTCTGCCGACGTCCCCTGCCTGGCCGATGATGTCCTGGCTGGTGTCGCTGCTGCCGCAGCCACAGGAGGGGCCACCGCCGCGGACCTAGAGCCCATGATGCCGGCCTACTACTTTGTGAAGTGGATCACCTGGAAAGAGAAGAAGACCCCCATCATCACACAGAGTGAGAACGGGCCCTGTCCCCTGCTCGCCATCATGAACACCCTGTTTCTGCGCTGGAAG GCCAAGCTACCCGCCCAGACAGAAGTTATCACCACAGAGGACCTGATGGCTCACCTTG GAGAGTGTGTATTGTCCATCAAACCCAGGGAGAAGGCTGAGGGAATGGAGCTCAACTTTCAGCAG AACATGAGCGATGCCATGGCAGTCCTGCCGAAGCTGTCCACGGGCCTTGATGTCAACGTGCGCTTCACGGGCGTGTCAGACTTTGAGTACACTCCAGAGTGTATCGCCTTTGACCTGCTGGACATCCCACTCTACCATGGCTGGCTGGTGGACCCTCAG AGCCCTGAGATGGTGGCAGCGGTGGGAAAGCTAAGCTACAACCAGCTGGTAGAGAAGATCATTGACTACAAGCATTCGGCCAACAGCAGCCGTATCAGTGAAG GTTTGGTGGCAGAGCAGTTTCTGGAGTCCACAGCGACCCAGCTGTCGTATCATGGACTTTGTGAACTCAACACTACAGTCAAGGAGGGCGAGCTGTCTGTGTTCTTCAGAAACAACCACTTTAGCACTATGATAAAGCACAAG GGCCACCTGTACCTGCTGGTGACAGACCAGGGCTTCCTGCAGGAGGGGGGGCTGGTGTGGGAGAGCCTGCACAATGTGGAGGGTGACGGCAACTTCTGCGACTCAGACTTCCGCCTGTGCCACCCGCCCCAGAGGAGCGTCCCCGTGACACAGCCCGAAGACCTCACgccccagcagcagcagagacagatCGACCAG GACTACCTTGTGGCCATGTctctgcagcagcagcagggggTGGCCCCGGGGCCCCTCAGTGACCTGGACCTGGCCAGACAGCTGCAGGAGGAGGAGtaccagcagcagcaacaacaacaacaaggaggTCCCTCCCAGGCCCCAGCACAGCAG GTGAGAGGTCAAGCGGCGGCCCAGCCGGGAGGTTCAAGGAGACGGGAGAAAAAGGATGATTCGGACTGTGTCATATTATAG
- the LOC115131566 gene encoding exopolyphosphatase PRUNE1 — MQFGSLCSPKRAVHSRRTHHCHFLHYSRYTSGAAVFQNVVLKYLSTCLCTGSWSGNILFYRISRACSTLAKMEGFLQRCSAAIKGSAEGSSGIHVILGNEACDLDSMVSSLAFAYFLSKTSGSSGKTVVPVLNIPRAEFPLRSDNVFLLKESGVLPEALVFRDEVDLAGLHRAKRLMLTLVDHNVLPSADIDLEDAVVEVIDHHHLERTPSMSCSVTVETVGSCATLVTEHIHHKAPEVLDRQVAQLLYGAIVLDCVNMAPEAGKVTPKDSQLSCLLESRFPDLPPRGALFQSLQSAKFDISGLSTEQILLKDMKAVSGGDLRLAVCTVYMTLDVFLQRRSLQQELCEFCHKHRFGAVVAMTISFNERSEPHRQLAVYSSSTLYREEVSQALEKSCNPSLSFSPMSSPFNNIKSYLQGNALASRKKVLPILKNFLKEWDKKQVHCGEAEDFEELDDHVDPTGSPSFDDDARPRCFSASRHHRRRLLGTEDSGMEEDFQVPATPMNSLVEGCPLDAGLPRISAEAILEKFSRMGGEAGENKDGNWPGEQ, encoded by the exons ATGCAATTCGGATCCTTATGTTCACCAAAAAGAGCCGTTCATTCGCGAAGGACCCACCACTGTCACTTTCTACATTATAGCCGCTACACTTCAGGAGCTGCTGTTTTTCAAAACGTGGTGTTGAAATATTTGTCAACTTGTCTTTGCACAGGATCCTGGTCTGGAAACATTCTGTTTTACAGAATATCCCGGGCGTGCTCTACGCTGGCGAAAATGGAGGGGTTTCTACAGAGATGTAGTGCTGCAATAAAG GGCAGTGCGGAGGGAAGCTCTGGGATCCACGTCATCCTTGGCAACGAGGCCTGTGACCTCGACTCCATGGTGTCGTCCCTTGCCTTTGCCTACTTTCTGTCCAAA ACGTCTGGCAGCTCAGGTAAGACTGTGGTGCCGGTGCTGAACATCCCGAGGGCTGAGTTCCCCCTGCGGTCCGACAACGTGTTCCTACTGAAGGAGAGCGGTGTTCTGCCTGAGGCTCTGGTGTTCCGTGACGAGGTGGACCTGGCAGGGCTCCATAGAGCCAAGAGGTTGATGCTCACCCTGGTGGACCACAACGTGCTTCCTAG TGCCGACATCGACTTGGAGGATGCAGTTGTGGAAGTCATTGACCACCACCACCTCGAGAGGACACCCTCCATGTCCTGTTCCGTCACCGTGGAAACCGTGGGTTCCTGTGCTACCTTGGTGACAGAGCACATTCACCACAAGGCACCTGAAGTGCTAGACAGACAAGTGGCTCAATTATTATACG GGGCCATCGTGCTGGATTGTGTCAACATGGCCCCTGAGGCTGGCAAGGTCACACCCAAGGACAGCCAACTGTCCTGCCTGCTGGAGTCGCGTTTCCCTGACCTGCCGCCCAGGGGCGCCCTCTTCCAGTCCCTACAAAGCGCCAAGTTTGACATCTCAG GTCTTTCTACAGAGCAGATCCTGCTAAAGGACATGAAGGCTGTCTCTGGGGGCGACCTGAGACTGGCAGTCTGCACTGTGTATATGACACTAGAT GTGTTCCTACAGCGGAGGAGCCTACAACAGGAGCTTTGTGAGTTCTGTCACAAACACCGTTTCGGTGCGGTGGTCGCCATGACAATCTCTTTTAACGAACGCAGTGAGCCCCATCGGCAGCTGGCGGTCTACAGTTCCAGCAccctctatagggaggag GTGAGCCAAGCATTAGAAAAGTCGTGCAACCCCTCTCTGAGCTTCTCTCCAATGAGCAGCCCCTTCAACAACATCAAGTCTTATCTCCAAGGCAACGCACTGGCCTCCCGCAAGAAAGTGCTGCCTATTCTCAAGAACTTCCTGAAAGAGTGGGATAAGAAGCAAGTGCATTGTGGGGAGGCGGAGGACTTTGAGGAGCTGGACGACCACGTTGACCCCACGGGGTCGCCTAGTTTCGACGACGACGCCCGCCCCCGCTGCTTCTCAGCCTCCCGGCACCACCGCCGCCGCCTGCTGGGCACCGAGGACTCTGGGATGGAGGAGGACTTCCAGGTGCCGGCCACTCCCATGAACAGCCTGGTGGAGGGCTGTCCGCTGGACGCCGGCCTTCCCCGGATCAGCGCGGAAGCCATTTTGGAGAAGTTCAGCCGCATGGGAGGGGAAGCAGGGGAAAATAAAGATGGCAACTGGCCAGGTGAACAATAA